One window of Silvimonas iriomotensis genomic DNA carries:
- a CDS encoding PhaM family polyhydroxyalkanoate granule multifunctional regulatory protein: protein MSEHGFNPGDPFGFFAQMWKNTATGASNPFMPPLTEEEIDRKLAELKTVEQWLTMQVNLLQMTEKTLELQKAGLAALRQGLDPHMPEGGHGG, encoded by the coding sequence ATGAGTGAACACGGATTCAATCCGGGCGATCCATTCGGTTTTTTTGCGCAAATGTGGAAGAACACGGCAACCGGTGCCAGCAACCCGTTCATGCCACCGCTGACCGAAGAAGAGATCGACCGCAAGCTGGCGGAACTGAAAACCGTCGAACAATGGCTGACCATGCAGGTCAACCTGCTACAGATGACTGAAAAGACCCTGGAGTTGCAAAAAGCCGGCCTGGCCGCGCTGCGCCAGGGGCTGGACCCCCACATGCCCGAAGGAGGCCACGGCGGATGA
- the mltA gene encoding murein transglycosylase A: MTQPCIAGATRATRSPARNLLLLATVALGTLLAACTTPPVQPPQPGPTPTASAPAVKYQTAQWGDLPITSDADILGGFTAWRAGCARLSRNTIWAPVCAEAAQVPQDASAIRSFLQSRLQPWALQNPDGSQNGLITGYYEPIYNGSQNKTAKATVPVYGVPDDLIIVALDDLYPELKGKRVRGKLVGRKLVPYPDAAAIGDKGVTAPVLAWLQDPMDLQFMQIQGSGRVRLPDGSQLRIAYADQNGRPYKPIGRWLIEQGQLKSGEVSMQAIRAWATANPQRIPELLASNPSYVFFRTLPPSSEGPQGALGVPLTAEYSAAIDPRAVPLGSMVWLSSTRPDNQQPLNRPLAAQDTGGAIAGAVRADLYWGTGDAAGELAGHTKQQGRIWLLWPKGAPLPGSAP, encoded by the coding sequence ATGACGCAACCGTGTATCGCCGGCGCAACCCGCGCCACCCGTTCCCCCGCCCGCAATCTGCTCCTGCTGGCCACCGTGGCCCTTGGCACGCTGTTGGCCGCTTGTACCACGCCGCCCGTCCAGCCACCCCAGCCCGGCCCGACACCAACCGCCTCAGCGCCGGCGGTCAAATACCAGACCGCACAATGGGGCGATCTACCCATCACCAGCGATGCTGATATCCTGGGCGGCTTTACCGCCTGGCGCGCAGGTTGCGCCAGACTCAGCCGCAACACCATCTGGGCACCCGTGTGCGCAGAAGCGGCGCAAGTGCCGCAAGATGCCAGCGCCATCCGCAGCTTTCTGCAAAGCCGACTGCAACCCTGGGCGCTGCAAAACCCGGATGGCAGCCAGAACGGGCTGATCACCGGCTATTACGAGCCCATTTACAACGGCAGCCAGAACAAGACCGCCAAGGCCACCGTGCCGGTTTATGGCGTGCCGGACGATCTCATCATCGTCGCGCTGGATGACCTTTACCCCGAACTCAAAGGCAAGCGCGTGCGCGGCAAGCTGGTCGGGCGCAAGCTGGTGCCCTATCCCGATGCCGCAGCCATTGGCGACAAAGGCGTTACCGCCCCCGTTCTGGCGTGGCTGCAAGACCCGATGGATTTGCAGTTCATGCAGATTCAGGGCTCTGGCCGGGTGCGTCTGCCCGATGGCAGCCAGTTGCGCATTGCCTATGCCGACCAGAACGGCCGCCCATACAAACCCATTGGCCGCTGGCTGATTGAACAAGGGCAATTGAAGTCTGGCGAGGTGAGCATGCAGGCCATCCGCGCCTGGGCTACCGCCAACCCGCAGCGTATTCCCGAGTTGCTGGCCAGCAACCCGAGCTATGTGTTTTTCCGCACGCTACCCCCATCCAGCGAGGGCCCGCAAGGCGCGCTGGGCGTACCACTCACCGCCGAATACAGCGCCGCAATCGATCCGCGTGCCGTGCCGCTGGGCAGCATGGTCTGGTTGTCATCCACCCGGCCGGACAACCAGCAGCCGCTGAATCGTCCGCTGGCTGCGCAGGATACCGGCGGCGCCATTGCCGGCGCCGTCCGCGCTGACCTTTATTGGGGCACGGGCGATGCGGCGGGCGAGCTGGCCGGCCACACAAAACAACAAGGGCGCATCTGGCTACTCTGGCCCAAAGGCGCGCCGCTGCCTGGCAGCGCGCCCTGA
- the trpE gene encoding anthranilate synthase component I: MLTREQFAALAAQGYNRIPVVLELFADLDTPLSVYLKLANRPYSYLLESVVGGERFGRYSFIGLPARTRLVVNGEHTEVIHDDRVVETHDGNPLDFIHDYQSRYKAAIPPNMPRFIGGLVGYFGYETIRFIERKLAAVKKPDVIGAPDIQLLLSEELAVVDNLSGKLYLVVYADPAQPEAYDKAEARLWSLRMKLREPAPMPLQGPSELVTTPNSEFGENGFKDAIGKAKEYILDGDIMQVVLSQRMQLPFSESPLSLYRALRSLNPSPYMFFYHFGDMHVVGASPEILVRLEGETITVRPIAGTRPRGKTREEDQALADELLADPKEIAEHVMLMDLGRNDTGRVAQTGSVKVMDRMVVEKYSHVMHIVSSVEGKLKPGLSNIDVLKATFPAGTVSGAPKVRAMEIIDELEPSKRGVYAGAVGYLGFNGDMDVAIALRTAVVKNETLYMQAGAGIVADSVPQSEWQETLNKARAVLRAAELVQRGLDA; the protein is encoded by the coding sequence ATGCTGACGCGTGAACAATTCGCAGCGCTCGCTGCGCAAGGCTACAACCGCATCCCCGTTGTCCTGGAACTGTTTGCTGACCTGGACACCCCGCTTTCCGTTTACCTCAAGCTGGCCAACCGCCCGTATTCTTATCTGCTGGAATCCGTTGTCGGTGGCGAGCGCTTTGGCCGCTACTCTTTCATTGGCCTGCCGGCCCGCACGCGCCTTGTGGTCAACGGCGAACACACCGAAGTCATTCACGATGATCGCGTGGTGGAAACCCATGACGGCAATCCGCTGGATTTCATCCACGATTACCAAAGCCGCTACAAGGCCGCCATCCCGCCCAATATGCCGCGCTTTATCGGTGGTCTGGTCGGGTATTTTGGCTACGAAACCATCCGTTTTATCGAGCGCAAACTGGCCGCGGTGAAAAAGCCGGACGTGATCGGCGCGCCGGACATCCAGTTGCTGCTGTCTGAAGAACTGGCCGTGGTCGACAACCTTTCCGGCAAGCTGTATCTGGTGGTTTACGCCGACCCGGCCCAGCCTGAAGCCTACGACAAAGCCGAAGCGCGTCTGTGGTCCTTGCGCATGAAGCTGCGCGAGCCAGCGCCAATGCCGCTGCAAGGCCCGTCCGAGCTGGTGACCACGCCGAACTCCGAGTTTGGTGAAAACGGCTTCAAGGATGCGATCGGCAAGGCCAAGGAATACATCCTCGATGGCGATATCATGCAGGTGGTGCTGTCCCAGCGCATGCAATTGCCGTTCTCCGAATCCCCGCTCAGCCTGTACCGCGCGCTGCGTTCGCTGAACCCGTCGCCGTACATGTTCTTCTACCACTTTGGCGACATGCACGTGGTCGGCGCCTCGCCAGAGATCCTGGTGCGGCTGGAAGGCGAAACCATTACGGTACGCCCGATTGCCGGCACCCGTCCGCGCGGCAAAACGCGTGAAGAAGATCAGGCACTGGCCGATGAACTGCTGGCCGATCCGAAAGAAATTGCCGAACACGTCATGCTGATGGACCTGGGCCGCAATGACACCGGCCGCGTGGCGCAAACCGGCAGCGTCAAGGTGATGGATCGCATGGTGGTCGAGAAGTACTCTCACGTCATGCACATCGTGTCCAGCGTGGAAGGCAAGCTCAAGCCGGGGCTGTCGAATATCGACGTGCTCAAGGCCACCTTCCCGGCCGGCACGGTATCGGGCGCCCCCAAGGTGCGCGCGATGGAAATCATTGATGAGCTGGAGCCTTCCAAGCGCGGCGTTTATGCCGGTGCGGTCGGCTACCTGGGTTTTAACGGCGATATGGACGTGGCCATTGCGCTGCGCACCGCAGTCGTCAAGAACGAAACGTTGTACATGCAGGCTGGTGCGGGCATCGTTGCCGATTCCGTCCCGCAGAGTGAGTGGCAAGAAACGCTGAACAAGGCTCGCGCGGTGTTGCGCGCTGCAGAGCTGGTTCAACGTGGTCTTGATGCTTGA
- the pabA gene encoding aminodeoxychorismate/anthranilate synthase component II — MLLMIDNYDSFTYNLVQYFGELKQDVVVYRNDEITLAEIEALKPKYLVVSPGPCSPLEAGISVAAIEHFAGKLPILGVCLGHQSIGQAYGGNIIHAQTLMHGKTSLVTHTGKGVFKDLPSPFTATRYHSLVIERATLPDCLEITAWTDDGEIMGVRHKTLPIEGVQFHPESILTEHGHQMLDNFLKEWA; from the coding sequence ATGCTGCTGATGATCGACAACTACGATTCGTTTACCTACAACCTCGTCCAGTATTTTGGCGAACTCAAACAGGATGTCGTTGTTTACCGCAACGATGAAATCACCCTGGCAGAGATCGAGGCCCTCAAGCCCAAATACCTGGTGGTATCGCCAGGCCCGTGTTCGCCGCTGGAAGCCGGCATTTCGGTCGCGGCCATTGAGCACTTTGCCGGCAAGCTGCCGATCCTGGGCGTGTGCCTGGGCCACCAGTCCATCGGCCAGGCTTATGGCGGCAACATCATTCACGCCCAGACGCTGATGCACGGCAAGACCTCGCTGGTCACGCATACCGGCAAGGGCGTGTTCAAGGATCTGCCCTCGCCCTTCACCGCCACCCGTTATCACTCGCTGGTTATCGAACGCGCCACGCTGCCCGATTGCCTGGAAATCACGGCCTGGACCGACGACGGCGAGATCATGGGCGTGCGTCACAAGACGCTGCCGATTGAAGGGGTGCAGTTCCACCCGGAATCCATCCTGACCGAGCATGGTCATCAGATGCTGGATAACTTCCTCAAGGAATGGGCCTGA
- the trpD gene encoding anthranilate phosphoribosyltransferase has product MTISVQEALNRLIDQNELFYDEMLYLMRQIMTGQMPAVQIAALLMGLRTKVESVSEIAAAATVMREFAVPVHVADRTHLVDIVGTGGDKAHTFNISTTAMFVVAAAGGRVAKHGNRAVSSSSGSADVLEALGLRLDLNPEQVAACIDHVGAGFMFAPSHHSSMKHVAAVRKEMGVRTIFNILGPLTNPASAENQLMGVFHPDLVGIQVRVLKELGSRHVLVVHGKDGLDEITLCDKTRIAELKDGNITEYDFDPRDYGFAFCELKDLHAGDAAESRAKVEGVLDNQPGPCRDIVVLNAGAAIYAANVADSLEAGFKLASEIIASGKARAKLDELIRFSKQFPG; this is encoded by the coding sequence ATGACCATCTCTGTCCAGGAAGCGCTGAACCGCCTGATCGACCAGAACGAACTGTTTTACGACGAAATGCTGTACCTGATGCGGCAGATCATGACCGGCCAGATGCCGGCCGTGCAGATTGCGGCCCTGTTGATGGGTCTGCGCACCAAGGTTGAGTCTGTGTCTGAAATTGCCGCCGCCGCGACCGTGATGCGTGAGTTTGCCGTACCGGTACACGTGGCTGATCGCACGCACCTTGTCGATATCGTCGGCACCGGCGGCGACAAGGCGCACACCTTCAATATTTCCACGACAGCCATGTTTGTGGTCGCGGCCGCCGGTGGCCGCGTTGCCAAGCATGGCAACCGCGCGGTGTCCTCCAGCAGCGGCAGCGCCGACGTGCTCGAAGCGCTGGGCCTGCGGCTGGATCTGAACCCGGAACAAGTGGCGGCCTGTATTGACCATGTCGGCGCCGGTTTCATGTTCGCGCCCAGCCACCATAGCTCGATGAAGCATGTCGCCGCCGTACGCAAGGAAATGGGCGTACGCACCATTTTCAATATTCTGGGCCCGCTGACCAACCCGGCCAGCGCCGAGAACCAGTTGATGGGCGTGTTCCACCCTGACCTTGTGGGCATTCAGGTGCGCGTACTCAAGGAACTGGGCTCCAGACATGTGCTGGTGGTGCATGGCAAAGACGGTCTGGATGAAATCACCCTGTGCGACAAAACGCGCATTGCTGAACTCAAAGACGGCAACATCACCGAATACGACTTTGACCCGCGCGATTACGGTTTTGCCTTCTGTGAACTGAAAGACCTGCACGCCGGTGATGCGGCCGAATCCCGCGCCAAAGTAGAAGGCGTGCTGGATAACCAGCCAGGCCCGTGTCGCGATATCGTGGTATTGAATGCCGGTGCCGCCATTTACGCTGCCAATGTGGCCGATAGCCTTGAAGCCGGCTTTAAACTGGCCAGTGAAATCATTGCCAGCGGCAAGGCGCGTGCCAAACTTGATGAGCTGATCCGCTTTTCAAAGCAATTTCCAGGTTGA
- the trpC gene encoding indole-3-glycerol phosphate synthase TrpC has product MSDILKKIIATKTEEVAAAKKAIPFAAIREEAESRKDVRDFVGALRAKHAAGLAGVIAEVKKASPSKGVIRADFQPAAIAQSYAEHGAACLSVLTDVQYFQGHADYLKAARAACALPALRKDFMIDEYQVFEARAWGADCILLIAAELELAQMKNLEATAHALGMAVLVEVHNGEELDLALELSTPLLGVNNRNLRTFEVSLQTTLDLLPRIGADRIAVTESGILQAADVKLMRDHHVHTFLVGEAFMRAEQPGVALAQLFA; this is encoded by the coding sequence ATGTCCGATATTCTGAAGAAAATCATTGCCACCAAAACCGAAGAAGTCGCGGCGGCAAAAAAAGCCATTCCCTTTGCGGCCATTCGTGAAGAAGCCGAATCACGCAAAGACGTGCGCGATTTTGTCGGCGCATTGCGGGCAAAGCATGCGGCCGGTCTGGCCGGCGTGATTGCCGAAGTCAAAAAAGCCAGCCCGTCCAAAGGCGTGATCCGGGCCGACTTTCAGCCTGCCGCCATTGCACAAAGCTACGCCGAACACGGCGCTGCCTGCCTGTCGGTACTGACGGACGTACAGTATTTTCAGGGCCACGCGGATTACCTCAAGGCTGCGCGCGCCGCATGCGCCCTGCCCGCGCTGCGCAAAGATTTCATGATCGATGAATACCAGGTCTTCGAAGCCCGGGCCTGGGGTGCCGACTGCATTTTGCTGATCGCCGCTGAGCTTGAACTGGCGCAGATGAAAAACCTGGAAGCCACCGCCCATGCGTTGGGCATGGCCGTGCTGGTGGAAGTGCACAACGGCGAAGAACTGGATCTGGCGCTGGAACTCTCCACCCCCTTGCTGGGCGTGAACAACCGCAATCTGCGCACGTTTGAAGTCAGCCTGCAAACCACGCTTGATCTGCTGCCACGCATCGGGGCTGATCGCATTGCCGTCACGGAAAGCGGGATTTTGCAGGCCGCGGACGTCAAACTCATGCGTGATCACCACGTCCACACCTTCCTTGTGGGCGAAGCGTTCATGCGCGCGGAACAACCCGGCGTGGCTTTGGCACAACTTTTTGCCTGA
- a CDS encoding porin codes for MVAALAAAFVTPLALADVTIYGSIRADLEYDHFGDHNGVSPTNAGATRIVDSSSRIGFKGVDKWDNAGWATIWQVETGIGAAPASADQNGTKPKAFGGGSWGGRNTFIGFTGTDFGTFRAGNYDSTYKNTFTSSKMSPLFDDFLDSTDFKGNKGTWGQLQTRLNDNLAYESPVWGGFQVRANIALDGSPSAAGSAPIYGIGALYNYGGFNAAAVYQYAKNRSFAQLGGISTADTTGTTNTATPPVTTYNVTDGAKTDGIELAAGYNFDFGLGLGLGWEHISTDNNATVAGLGSGTLSWNNYLVTGNYWFNPKFELQALYSRANKVYSVDDLTGQQYSLSSVYYLSKQTRWYTSAVGLKNSGKATGYQFAFQNNSGSLVAKNGQTNFTVLTGFRSDF; via the coding sequence ATGGTTGCAGCTCTGGCTGCTGCTTTCGTTACCCCGTTGGCTCTGGCTGACGTGACCATCTACGGTTCTATCCGTGCTGATCTGGAATACGATCACTTCGGCGACCACAACGGCGTTTCCCCGACCAACGCTGGCGCTACCCGCATCGTTGATTCCTCCTCCCGCATCGGCTTCAAGGGCGTGGACAAGTGGGACAACGCTGGCTGGGCGACTATTTGGCAAGTTGAAACCGGTATCGGCGCTGCACCGGCTTCTGCTGACCAGAACGGCACCAAGCCGAAGGCTTTCGGTGGCGGTTCCTGGGGCGGCCGTAACACCTTCATCGGTTTCACCGGCACTGACTTCGGTACCTTCCGCGCTGGTAACTACGACAGCACCTACAAGAACACCTTCACTTCTTCCAAGATGTCCCCGCTGTTCGATGACTTCCTCGACAGCACCGACTTCAAGGGCAACAAGGGTACTTGGGGTCAACTGCAAACCCGCCTGAACGACAACCTGGCCTACGAATCGCCGGTTTGGGGTGGTTTCCAGGTTCGCGCCAACATCGCTCTGGACGGTTCCCCGAGCGCTGCTGGTTCGGCTCCGATCTACGGCATCGGCGCTCTGTATAACTACGGTGGCTTCAACGCTGCTGCTGTTTACCAGTACGCCAAGAACCGTTCGTTCGCTCAACTGGGTGGCATCTCTACCGCTGACACCACTGGCACCACCAATACCGCTACTCCGCCTGTCACCACCTACAACGTGACCGACGGCGCGAAGACTGACGGTATCGAACTGGCCGCCGGCTACAACTTCGACTTCGGTCTGGGTCTGGGTCTGGGTTGGGAACACATCTCTACCGACAACAACGCTACCGTTGCCGGTCTGGGCAGTGGCACTCTGAGCTGGAACAACTACCTGGTTACCGGTAACTACTGGTTCAACCCGAAGTTCGAACTGCAAGCTCTGTACAGCCGCGCCAACAAGGTTTACTCGGTTGACGACCTGACTGGTCAACAGTACTCCCTGTCCAGCGTTTACTACCTGTCCAAGCAAACTCGTTGGTACACCTCCGCTGTTGGTCTGAAGAACAGCGGCAAGGCTACTGGCTACCAATTCGCCTTCCAGAACAACTCTGGTTCGCTGGTTGCCAAGAATGGCCAGACCAACTTCACCGTGTTGACCGGCTTCCGTTCGGATTTCTAA
- a CDS encoding hexameric tyrosine-coordinated heme protein — protein MSSDLIPSNSLIVPTPEEGRALAMKMARLIVKATQPDAAIREDLREIYSQNAGMLLQTCQIVATEFATIAAANNYWRN, from the coding sequence ATGTCATCTGATCTGATTCCCAGCAATTCGTTGATCGTCCCCACACCCGAAGAAGGTCGTGCTCTGGCCATGAAGATGGCACGGTTAATCGTCAAGGCAACCCAGCCGGATGCGGCCATCCGCGAAGATCTGCGTGAAATCTACAGCCAGAACGCGGGGATGCTGTTGCAGACCTGTCAGATCGTGGCCACCGAGTTTGCGACGATCGCCGCGGCCAACAACTACTGGCGCAACTGA